In Dasypus novemcinctus isolate mDasNov1 chromosome 10, mDasNov1.1.hap2, whole genome shotgun sequence, one DNA window encodes the following:
- the APIP gene encoding methylthioribulose-1-phosphate dehydratase isoform X2 → MSGCHALEGDCCSRRSQAQDKEHPRYLIPELCKQFYHLGWVTGTGGGISLKHGNEIYIAPSGVQKERIQPEDMFICDINEQDVSAPPPYKNLKKSQCTPLFMNAYTMRGAGAVIHTHSKAAVMATLLFPGREFKITHQEMIKGIRKCTSGGCYRYDDMLAVPIIENTPEEKDLKERMARAMTEYPDSCAVLVRRHGVYVWGDTWQKAKTMCECYDYLFDIAISMKKVGLDPTQPPFGENGIV, encoded by the exons gATAAGGAACATCCAAGATACCTGATCCCAGAGCTCTGCAAACAGTTTTACCATTTAGGTTGGGTCACTGGAACTGGAGGAGGAATTAGCTTGAAGCATGG CAATGAAATCTACATTGCTCCTTCTGGAGTGCAAAAGGAGCGAATTCAG CCTGAAGACATGTTTATTTGTGATATAAATGAACAGGATGTAAGTGCACCCCCACCATACAAGAATCTAAAAAAAAGCCAATGTACTCCTCTTTTCATGAATGCTTACACAATGAGAG GAGCAGGTGCAGTGATTCACACCCACTCGAAAGCTGCTGTCATGGCCACCCTTCTCTTTCCAGGACGGGAGTTTAAAATTACACATCAAGAGATGATAAAAGGAATAAGGAAATGTACTTCAGGAGGGTGTTacag ATATGATGATATGTTAGCGGTACCTATTATTGAGAATACACCTGAGGAGAAAGACCTCAAGGAACGAATGGCTCGTGCAATGACTGAGTACCCAGACTCCTGTGCAGTACTGGTCAGACGTCATGGAGTCTATGTATGGGGAGATACATGGCAGAAGGCTAAAACCAT gTGTGAGTGTTATGACTATTTGTTTGACATTGCCATATCAATGAAGAAAGTAGGACTAGATCCTACACAGCCTCCTTTTGGAGAAAATGGAATTGTATAA